The Microbacterium trichothecenolyticum sequence GTCTCGGTCGATGAGACGACGACGGATGCCGACCTCGCCGTCGTCCTCGACGCGTTCGGGCTGACTACGGAAGAACTGCCCGAGGGCGTCGCCCTGCGTGGCGTCGACGAGGCGCTGCACCGCGACGACGAGTACCTCACGCACCCGGTCTTCCACGCGCACCGCAGCGAGACGGCGATGATGCGGTACCTCAAGTCGCTCGCCGACCGCGACTACGCGCTCGACCGCGGCATGATCCCGCTCGGCTCGTGCACGATGAAGCTGAACGCCGCGACCGAGATGGCCGCGGTGTCGTGGCCGGAGTTCTCGCGCGTGCACCCGTTCGCCCCCGAGGCCGACGTGCTCGGCTACCTGGCGATGATCGAGCAGCTCGAGCGCTGGCTCGCCGAGGTCACCGGGTACGACGCGGTATCGCTGCAGCCGAACGCCGGCTCGCAGGGCGAGCTCGCGGGGCTCCTCGCCATCCGCGGCTACCACCTCGCGAACGGCGACGCCGAGCGCACGGTGTGCCTCATCCCGTCGTCGGCGCACGGCACGAATGCCGCCTCCGCGGTGCTCGCGGGCATGAAAGTCGTCGTGATCGCGTGCGACGAGGCCGGCAACGTCGACCTGGGCGACCTGCGCGCCAAGATCGCGCAGCATGCCGAGGCGCTGTCGGCGCTGATGATCACGTACCCCTCGACCCACGGCGTCTACGAGCACGACGTGCTCGAGATCACGCAGGCCGTTCATGACGCCGGTGGCCAGGTGTACGTCGACGGTGCGAACCTCAACGCGCTGCTCGGCTTCGCCCGCTTCGGCGACCTCGGCGGCGACGTCTCGCACCTCAACCTGCACAAGACGTTCGCCATCCCGCACGGCGGAGGCGGCCCGGGCGTGGGCCCGGTGGCGGCGAAGGCCCACCTCGCGCCGTACCTGCCGTCGCACCCGTTCTCGCAGCGCGCGGATCACGCCGGCGGCACGTTCGACGGCGGTCCCGTGTCGGCGGCTCCGCACGGCTCGGCCGGCATCCTGCCCATCTCGTGGGCGTACGTGCGCATGATGGGCGCCGAGGGGCTTCGTCAGGCGACCGCCGCCGCGGTGCTCTCGGCCAACTACATCGCCACGCGCCTGCGGGAGCACTACCCGGTGCTGTACGCCGGTGAGGGCGGGCTCGTCGCGCATGAGTGCATCCTCGACCTGCGTCCGCTCAAGGAGCAGACCGGCGTCACCGTGGATGACGTGGCCAAGCGCCTCATCGACTACGGCTTCCACGCCCCGACGATGTCGTTCCCGGTCGCCGGCACCCTGATGGTGGAGCCGACCGAGAGCGAAGACCTCGCCGAGCTCGACCGCTTCGTGGATGCCATGATCGCGATCAAGCAGGAGGCCCTCGCGGTCGCCGCGGGGGAGTGGCCCGCCGACGACAACCCTCTCGTGAACGCCCCGCACACCGCCGAGACGGTCGTGGTGGGGGAGTGGGAGCACCCGTACTCGCGTGAGACCGCGGTGTACCCCGTGCGCTCGCTCATCCGCGGCAAGTACTGGCCCCCGGTGCGCCGCATCGACCAGGCCTACGGCGACCGCAACCTCGTGTGTTCGTGCCCGCCGCCGGAGGCGTTCGCCTGAGCGACCGCACCCGCGGCGGCGCGTCCCGGCATCCGGGATCGTTGTCGCGGGTGCCCGCGGGCGCGTCGCGGCATGTCTGCACGCCCCAGACGAGGACGGACGGCTCCGCAACGGGCGTCGGGGGATCGCACAGAGGCGTTTAGTACAGTGCGCTTGTGCACCACGGGCTGACTGATCATCCGCGACCCACTCGACGACGACGCCACCTGGGGAGGGCGATCGCCCTGCTCGCCGCCGCCGGCGTCATACTCACCGCATGCGCAGCGCCCGAGTCGGCACCGGCCCCAGAAAAGGAGGCCCGCACCAGCCTCACCGTGGGTGTCGTGGGCAGCGTCACCAGCTTCAACGCCGCCAGCCGCACCGGCGACACCCCGGCCAACCGAGCCGTGTCGGCACTTCTCGACGAGCGGCTCGGCTCGCTCGACGGGAACCTGCAGGTCGTCCCGAACGACGGGCTGGGGCGGATCACCCGCATCGAGGGCGACCCGCTCACGGTCAGCTACGAGCTCTTCCCCGACCGGGTGTGGTCGGACGGCACGCCCGTCACCCTCGATGACCTGCTGTTCGGCTGGGCCGTGTCGTCGCACTTCTTCGATGACGCGACCTACGACAGCTCGGGGCAGATCGTCTCGGGGACCCGATACTTCGACACCGCCGCGCCCGCCGATCCGAATGCGCGAACCGCGCGCCCCCGCCTCGACCGCGCTGCCGACACCCTCACCCTGACCTACGACCAGCCCTTCGCCGACTGGAACCGCCAGTGGCTCCTCGACCGCCCCGTTCACGTCGTCGCGCAGCGCGCCGGTGTCAGCGTCAAGGACCTGCTGACGGCCCTGCTGACCGTTCCCGAGGGCGACCCGACCGCTCCGGCGACCCCGAACCCCGTTCTCGCGGCAGCCGCGCAGGCGTGGAACACCGGTTTCGACGTGCCCGCGGGCAGTGTCGTCGACCCCGCCTCGATCGTGTCGTCGGGGCCCTGGACGATGTCGGCCGCCACCGCCGACACCCTCACTCTCGCGCGCCGAGACACCTACCAGGGCGCGCACTTCCCCGGGCTCGAGGGGCTGACGGTGAAGTTCTTCCCCGATCGCGCCGCACAGCTGTCGGCGATCGAGGCGGGTGTCGTCGACATCGCCAACATCGGTGATGTCGACGAGGACGAGCTCACCACCCTCCGAGACGCCGGCCTGCAGGTGACGACTGGACCGACCACGCAGACCCTGCAACTGCGCTTCGCCAATGGAACCGCGTCGGACCTCCGCCAGGCCGTCACCCTGTCTCTCGACCGCGCGGCACTGGTGAACGACGTCCTGGGCGCGGTGCGTCCCGACGCTCGTCCGCTGCAGTCGTTCCTGTCGTCCCCGGCGACGGGGCAGCTGTACAACGACCTCGTGTCCGGCAACGGATCGCCCGGCACCGGTAGCGACGTGAACGGTGCGCGGGAGGCGCTCGGTGACCGCGCATCGGTCCTGCGAGTCGCCTACGACACCACCGACGAGGTGTCCGCGCAAGTCTTCACACGGATGGTGTCGATGGGCGCCAGAGCGGGAATCGCGGTCCGCCTCGCGACCGCCGCCGAGACCCCGGAAGCCACCCTGGCGTGGGTCGGCGAAGACGAGAGCCTCTACCGTTCGGCGCGCGACCGCATCGCCGAGGGCGTCGACGGACCCGACACGGTACGCCTGTTCGCCGAGCTGACCAAGGACACCGACCCGGTCGACGTCCTCGCCGCCGCGAAGAAGATCGATCAGTCGCTGTTCACCGCATACGCCGGTGTGCCGCTGATGGAACGCACGGGGGCCGTTGTCACGGCTACCGGGGTCGGGGGAGTGACGTACACGTCCGAGCCCAACGGCATCCCACCCGCCTTCTGGACCTGGACGGCACCCCAGCCGTGACGCCTCCGCCGTGGCGGCCGATCACGGAGTGATGGTCGGCGACGGCGACGGCGACGGCGCGGGGGTGGACGTGGCGCTCGGCGGAGCGAAGATCGCGGGCCACCAGGCCGCCGCGAGCGGGTAGCCGACGAAGGCGATGATGTCGATGATCGTGTGCGCCACGACCAGCGGCATCACGCGTCCCCACCGCTTGTAGCACCATCCGAACACCAGACCCATGACCACGTTCCCCAGGGCGGAGGGCCAGCCCTGGTACAGGTGGTAGCTGCCCCTCAGCAGCGCCGTCGACACGATGGTCCCCGTCCACGACCATCCGAGCCGGCGCAGACGCTCGAACAGGTACCCGAGGAAGATGACCTCCTCGGTCAGTCCCGCTCGCAGCGCCGCGAGCACCAGCAGCGCGACCACCCACCACGACGAGTCCAGCGGAGCCGGGACGACCGTGATGCTCTGGCCGATCGATCGACCGATCGCATAGACGCCGATGCCCGGAGCACCGATGAGCACGACGAGAGCGAGCCCGCGCAGCACATCGGAGCCGAAGCGTCGGAAGTCGAGCCCGATGCGGCGCAGAGCATTGTTCGCCGGCTCCCAGAGAAGATACACGGCCAGAGCGACCAGAGCGAGCGAGAAGAAGATGTCGAGGAACTGGTAAACGACGTCCCACAGCGGTTCAGCGCTCCGGGACGGGTTGAGCTGCGTCTGCTGCTGCGAGATCGGCGCCCGCGTCGCCGCGCGCACGAACGACACGACCGAGTAGATCGCCGATTGCCCCACACTGATCAGCAGCACGAGTGCGATCTCCCAGACGAGACGGCGGCGACGGTAGACGGCGTCGCCGTCGAGGCGAGGTGCGAGTGAGGCGTCGTTCGGATGCGGAGAGGGATGCCGGGTCACACGAGGTATTCAACACCGCTCGGCCATGCGCGATCACGATGCCCCAGGACCGCGAGCGATGGAGGTCATCGACAGCCGTGGACAGGCGTTGCGAGCCGCGGTTGTCAAAATGCTCTACGCGGGCCACCCCAAGTTAAAGGTCTGTAACGAATTGCCCAGGAGTTTTGACCATCCGGTGGCGTGTATCTATCGTTTCGGTATCCACGGCTCCCCCCGGCCCTCCATGCCCGGGAGGTTGCCTGTCTACCTTGCACTGGAGGCAAAGTGTCTGAAAAGACCCGGCGCACGCGCGCCCTCACGGTGGGAGCAGGAGTCGCAGTCGCGGCTCTCGCACTCGCCGGCTGCACCACCACCGCCACGCCCGAGAGCGGTACGTCGACGGGTGGCACGATCACCATCGCGACGACGAACGCGTTCACCTCGTTCAACGGTGACACCCCGCAGGCGAACCTCGACACGAACGGCATGGTGGGATACCTCACCGGCACGCAGAACAACCTGGGTCTGGGCGGCTTCGAGCGCCTCGACAAGGACTTCAGCCTCATCAAGAACACCGACTTCGGCACCATCGAGACGGTCTCCGAGAACCCGCTGACGGTCAAGTACACGATCAACCCCGGCCTCACCTGGTCCGACGGCGAGCCCATCAACGCCGACGACATGCTCGCCTACTGGGCCATCAACTCGGGCTACTACAACGACGCGACTCTCGACCCGGAATCGGGCGAGCCGACCTCCGGCACGCAGTACTTCGCCCTCGCGGGCAGCACGGCGGGCCTCGACACCACCTCGTTCCCCGAGATCAGCGACGACAACCTGTCGATGACCCTCACGTACGGCACCCCCTACGTGGACTACGAACTGGTCAACCCGATCAGCAAGCCCGCGCATGTGCTCGCCGAGAAGGCGGGTGTCTCGGAGGCCGACTTCATCGAGCTGCTCAAGACGCTGCCCAAGGGCGACCCGGCCGCGCCCGCCGCCCCGAACGCGACGCTGAAGGCCGCCGGCGACTTCTGGAACACCGGATACGACGTCACCGCCATGCCGACCGACCCCAGCCTGCTGGTGGCGAGTGGTCCGTTCATCGTGACCGACTTCACCCCCGAGCAGAGCATCACGCTCGGCAAGAACCCGAACTACAAGGGCGAGCTGTCGCCCTCGTACGACCAGCTCATCATCCGCTTCATCGGTGACGCCAACGCGCAGGTGACCGCCCTCCAGAACGGCGAGGTGCAGGCCATTCAGCCGCAGGCCTCCGCCGACACGCTGACGGCCCTGCAGAACGCCAACGCGACCGTTCACTCGGGTGACCAGGTGGCTTACGATCACCTCGACCTGCGCTTCGCGGGCGTCTTCTCCGACCCGAAGGTGCGCGAGGCGTTCCTCAAGACCATCCCGCGCCAGCAGCTGGTCGACTCGATCATCAAGCCGGTGAACCCGCAGGGTGAGGTGCTCAACTCGCAGATCTTCCTGCCCACCGACGGTGACGAGTACACCACGGCCGTTGCGGCGAGCGGGTACGACGCATACGACGCCCCCGACATCGAAGGTGCCAAGGCGCTGCTGAATGGTGCTACCCCCACGGTGCGCATCCTCTACAACACCAACAACCCGAACCGCGTCGACAGCTTCCGCGCCATCCAGCAGTCGGCGCAGCAGGCCGGCTTCGTGATCGAGGACGCCGGTTCGCCCGACTGGAGCAAGCTGCTCTCCGCCGGCAACTATGACGCGTCGATCTTCGGCTGGGTCTCGCCGGGCGCCGGTAACGCCGCTCTGCCGCAGATCTTCAAGAGCAACGGTGGCGGAAACTACAACCTGTACTCGAACAGCACTGTCGACCAGCTCGTCGACGAGACGCAGGTCACGCTCGACAAGAGCAAGCTGAACGACCTGAAGGTGCAGATCGACGCCGCGACGGCCAAGGACTTCTACGGTCTGCCGCTGTTCCAGCTGCCCGGTCTGTTCGCAGACAACGGTTCCGTGAAGGGCGTCGACTACTTCGGCGGCCAGACCGGCATCGTGTGGAACGCGCAGGAGTGGACGCTGGCGGGCTGATGACCCGCTGATCCCCCGTGAGGCGCCGGAGTCGCTCGGCTCCGGCGCCTCACCTTGTCTGCGCGCGGCGCGCATTTCGCAGAGCGGCCGCCACTATCCTTTCCTGGACGCCGTCTCCGCGTCCGTCACCCGATCGAAAGAAGACCTCCCGCGATGGTCGGATTCATCCTCAGGCGTATCGCCGTCTCGATCCTGGTTCTGCTTGCCGCGTCGTTCATCATGTACGTGATGGCCGCGAACGCCGGCGACCCTCTCCAGGACCTCCGCGACAGCACCGCCGCCAACCGCGACCAGTTGATCGCCGCGCGCGTCGCCGCGCTCGATCTCGACGTTCCCCCGCCGTTGCGCTACTTCCTCTGGCTCGGCGGCGCGGCGGGTTGCCTCGTCCCGTTCGCCGGCACCTGCAACCTGGGCCTGACCATCAGCAACGCCCCGGTCCTCGACATCCTCCCCACCGCGGTCGGCTCCACCCTGCAACTCGTGACGGCGTCGTTCGTGCTCGCGATCGTGCTCGGCATCGTCGTGGGCGTCGTCTCGGCACTGCGTCAGTACAGCGGCTTCGACTTCGGTATCACGCTGCTGAGCTTCTTCCTCTTCTCGCTGCCGGCGTTCCTGGTCGCGGTGCTGCTGAAGGAGTTCGTGGCGATCGGCTTCAACAACTTCCTCGAATCGGCCACCGCCATCCCCATCTGGGTCATCCTGCTTCTCGCCGTCGTCTCGGCCGTGATCTGGCAGGCGATGATCGGAGGCGCGCGCCGCCGCCGCCTCATCGTCGCTGCGACGGCGGCGGCGGCCACCATCGCGTTGCTGGTGTACTTCAACGTCACCGACTGGTTCCGCAACCCCGGGTTCGGGCCGGTGGGACTGCTCCTGCTGATCGCCGGTGTCGTCGTGATCACGACCGCCCTGATCTCGGGCCTGGCCAACCGTCGCGCGCTGATCGTCGCCGCGATCAACGGGGCGATCGCCTACATCGCCTACTACGCGCTGCAGGGTCTGTTCGACATCTCCACGATCTACACGATCGTCATCCTCGGCGTCGTGGCCGTGGCGCTGGGCGTCATCACCGGGTTGGTGCTCGGCGCGCCCGACCGCGGCATGACCGCTCGCATCGGTGCGATCGTGGCGTTCCTCTCGTTCGCGCTCGTCGTCCTCGATCGCTACATGCAGTCGTGGCCTGCCTACGTGAACAACCCGCGCATCAACGGTCGCCCGATCGCGA is a genomic window containing:
- the gcvP gene encoding aminomethyl-transferring glycine dehydrogenase, producing MSTLLPPRTVTGTPAVFVDRHIGVDAAAQARMLEIVGYDSVEALVETAVPASIHVQPRPTSDIPPAATEAEALAELRELASANRSARPLIGLGYYDTFTPSVIARNVLENPSWYTAYTPYQPEISQGRLEALINFQTMVTDLTGLATANASMLDESTAVVEGMLVARRASKAKTDVFLVDVDALPQTKALLHHRATAVGIRIVETAYDGDLPEAFGAFVQYPGATGRVWDFSAVADAVHSAGGLVVAAADLLALTLLRSPGALGADVAVGTTQRFGVPLGFGGPHAGYMAVRAGLERQLPGRLVGVSQDAVGHPAYRLSLQTREQHIRREKATSNICTAQVLLAVMAAMYAVYHGPQGLKGIATRVAQKADALASALRSFDLHLTSDAFFDTLRVHVPGRAQDVVDRARERGYQLLWVDDATVGVSVDETTTDADLAVVLDAFGLTTEELPEGVALRGVDEALHRDDEYLTHPVFHAHRSETAMMRYLKSLADRDYALDRGMIPLGSCTMKLNAATEMAAVSWPEFSRVHPFAPEADVLGYLAMIEQLERWLAEVTGYDAVSLQPNAGSQGELAGLLAIRGYHLANGDAERTVCLIPSSAHGTNAASAVLAGMKVVVIACDEAGNVDLGDLRAKIAQHAEALSALMITYPSTHGVYEHDVLEITQAVHDAGGQVYVDGANLNALLGFARFGDLGGDVSHLNLHKTFAIPHGGGGPGVGPVAAKAHLAPYLPSHPFSQRADHAGGTFDGGPVSAAPHGSAGILPISWAYVRMMGAEGLRQATAAAVLSANYIATRLREHYPVLYAGEGGLVAHECILDLRPLKEQTGVTVDDVAKRLIDYGFHAPTMSFPVAGTLMVEPTESEDLAELDRFVDAMIAIKQEALAVAAGEWPADDNPLVNAPHTAETVVVGEWEHPYSRETAVYPVRSLIRGKYWPPVRRIDQAYGDRNLVCSCPPPEAFA
- a CDS encoding ABC transporter substrate-binding protein, whose amino-acid sequence is MGSVTSFNAASRTGDTPANRAVSALLDERLGSLDGNLQVVPNDGLGRITRIEGDPLTVSYELFPDRVWSDGTPVTLDDLLFGWAVSSHFFDDATYDSSGQIVSGTRYFDTAAPADPNARTARPRLDRAADTLTLTYDQPFADWNRQWLLDRPVHVVAQRAGVSVKDLLTALLTVPEGDPTAPATPNPVLAAAAQAWNTGFDVPAGSVVDPASIVSSGPWTMSAATADTLTLARRDTYQGAHFPGLEGLTVKFFPDRAAQLSAIEAGVVDIANIGDVDEDELTTLRDAGLQVTTGPTTQTLQLRFANGTASDLRQAVTLSLDRAALVNDVLGAVRPDARPLQSFLSSPATGQLYNDLVSGNGSPGTGSDVNGAREALGDRASVLRVAYDTTDEVSAQVFTRMVSMGARAGIAVRLATAAETPEATLAWVGEDESLYRSARDRIAEGVDGPDTVRLFAELTKDTDPVDVLAAAKKIDQSLFTAYAGVPLMERTGAVVTATGVGGVTYTSEPNGIPPAFWTWTAPQP
- a CDS encoding CPBP family intramembrane glutamic endopeptidase, with protein sequence MALVLLISVGQSAIYSVVSFVRAATRAPISQQQTQLNPSRSAEPLWDVVYQFLDIFFSLALVALAVYLLWEPANNALRRIGLDFRRFGSDVLRGLALVVLIGAPGIGVYAIGRSIGQSITVVPAPLDSSWWVVALLVLAALRAGLTEEVIFLGYLFERLRRLGWSWTGTIVSTALLRGSYHLYQGWPSALGNVVMGLVFGWCYKRWGRVMPLVVAHTIIDIIAFVGYPLAAAWWPAIFAPPSATSTPAPSPSPSPTITP
- a CDS encoding ABC transporter family substrate-binding protein is translated as MSEKTRRTRALTVGAGVAVAALALAGCTTTATPESGTSTGGTITIATTNAFTSFNGDTPQANLDTNGMVGYLTGTQNNLGLGGFERLDKDFSLIKNTDFGTIETVSENPLTVKYTINPGLTWSDGEPINADDMLAYWAINSGYYNDATLDPESGEPTSGTQYFALAGSTAGLDTTSFPEISDDNLSMTLTYGTPYVDYELVNPISKPAHVLAEKAGVSEADFIELLKTLPKGDPAAPAAPNATLKAAGDFWNTGYDVTAMPTDPSLLVASGPFIVTDFTPEQSITLGKNPNYKGELSPSYDQLIIRFIGDANAQVTALQNGEVQAIQPQASADTLTALQNANATVHSGDQVAYDHLDLRFAGVFSDPKVREAFLKTIPRQQLVDSIIKPVNPQGEVLNSQIFLPTDGDEYTTAVAASGYDAYDAPDIEGAKALLNGATPTVRILYNTNNPNRVDSFRAIQQSAQQAGFVIEDAGSPDWSKLLSAGNYDASIFGWVSPGAGNAALPQIFKSNGGGNYNLYSNSTVDQLVDETQVTLDKSKLNDLKVQIDAATAKDFYGLPLFQLPGLFADNGSVKGVDYFGGQTGIVWNAQEWTLAG
- a CDS encoding ABC transporter permease; protein product: MVGFILRRIAVSILVLLAASFIMYVMAANAGDPLQDLRDSTAANRDQLIAARVAALDLDVPPPLRYFLWLGGAAGCLVPFAGTCNLGLTISNAPVLDILPTAVGSTLQLVTASFVLAIVLGIVVGVVSALRQYSGFDFGITLLSFFLFSLPAFLVAVLLKEFVAIGFNNFLESATAIPIWVILLLAVVSAVIWQAMIGGARRRRLIVAATAAAATIALLVYFNVTDWFRNPGFGPVGLLLLIAGVVVITTALISGLANRRALIVAAINGAIAYIAYYALQGLFDISTIYTIVILGVVAVALGVITGLVLGAPDRGMTARIGAIVAFLSFALVVLDRYMQSWPAYVNNPRINGRPIATVGAATPGFNGDMWITGIDTFTHLMLPTISLLLISFAGYTRYARAGMLEVMNQDYIRTARAKGLPERTVIMRHGLRNMLIPIVTLVATDVGALLGGAVITEQVFAIPGMGQLFVSSIRRVDVNPVMGYFIVIAITAIVFNFLADLAYAALDPRVRVVA